The following proteins come from a genomic window of Taeniopygia guttata chromosome 25, bTaeGut7.mat, whole genome shotgun sequence:
- the PMF1 gene encoding polyamine-modulated factor 1, translating to MAAAAGGGGGGADGGTEGGTEGSEGSPAPSAAPGRGQVFSTVVDTFLQKLVTAASYQRFVSCYRCVYKLQPQLTRSIYDQFISQLQACVKEEIQEVKNEGNLEELFSSLDKIVEEAKDREEPAWRPSGIPEQDVRSDLLPYLLQHRAHLRRALRDREQRSSAAAEAVLAGRDRIAELQQLIQARQQAWQASSKEQRELIMTFQEPQ from the exons atggcggcggcggcgggcggcggtggcggcggggcCGATGGCGGCACGGAGGGCGGCACGGAGGGCAGCGAGGGCAGCCCGGCCCCGtcggcggccccggggcgcgGCCAGGTGTTCAGCACCGTGGTGGACACGTTCCTGCAGAAGTTGGTGACCGCCGCGAG CTACCAGAGGTTTGTCAGCTGCTACCGCTGCGTCTACAAACTGCAGCCGCAGCTGACCCGGAGCATCTACGATCAGTTCATCTCCCAGCTACAGGCGTGCGTGAAG GAGGAGATCCAGGAGGTGAAAAATGAAGGGAATCTGGAGGAGCTCTTCAGTTCCCTGGATAAGATCGTGGAGGAGGCGAAGGACCGGGAAGAGCCAGCGTG GCGGCCCAGCGGGATCCCGGAGCAGGACGTGCGCAGCGACCTGCTGCCCTACCTGCTGCAGCACCGCGCCCACCTGCGCAGGGCGCTGCGCGACAGGGAGCAGCGCAGCAGCGCGGCAGCGGAGGCCGTGCTGGCGGGCAGGGACAGgattgcagagctgcagcagctgatcCAGGCTCGCCAACAGGCCTGGCAG GCAAGCAGTAAGGAGCAACGAGAACTCATCATGACATTCCAGGAGCCCCAGTGA